In Oryza sativa Japonica Group chromosome 2, ASM3414082v1, the following are encoded in one genomic region:
- the LOC4329507 gene encoding uncharacterized protein isoform X1, with product MRYTSKRGDPPMVLPQLNAGLMEADGSASFIRKLQLSVSDGLPHAAPVPELSTQEHELVKSVFEVLQGFDTVLLYWDKTAPGYCEKAGIYVSHLSQTSLRAVLKPFLFAATCLKQVELFVGRVRSCGHGTPTLSAFASSVDSWLMRLRKAALKEEEQLFLSVERTITLLGLTDSMSSLCSGAEHLYQVVQGAVPDAFWNSGAQMASSEVAVHAVNHLFKKLNEVCLVEDGEGEPYHMLLVIFAGTLLPYLQCLDSWLYDGILDDPNEEMFFYANKAVTIDQPAFWEMSYMLRVRGPRTDSSSTLADNESIRKKELINQETTAAAALLKSSNQGCADILCPVFLKDIARAILSAGKSFQLVQHVQETHRIQTREVIHEFNIDQHGNYISQQKFRPDTSSIRIQDKREDIIEESTGQFGNNACKMDFLTLSESFLICLSGLLENGDHVDDYLRKLCADNAPVNKTIVHSKSNVQETEEVCGENSSEKTWLKLLRDATSGRDYDGMEKTLAKNAVMRDPTFVPGDHQDVSSTEVESYFNLSCYENPGITACQEMLERNKNSWSDLNISKSFHLPPLNDENIRKSIFGDRDSSGTIPGDTLSTTYFPRLDGTDYKFGFQFDDSEYIRQEDDRRTLEALYTFPTLLPCVNENVPLSEILPLQKDSTLASRALKFIQSMSLRDPLQPVGIIQECLSKCIKRQVDHIGKQILSKLMGDWRLMDELFVLRAIYLLGSGDMLQQFLVTIFDKLDKGNPWDDDFELNTLLQESIRNSADKMLLTAPDSLVVSLAKHDTRNDEETTSISRKGRAQGFGIEALDVLNFTYKVSWPLDLIVNTEALKKYNQVMAFLLKVKRAKFILDETRKWMWKGGGSTMHNFKQHLIVEQKLLHFVDAFHQYVMDRVYHSAWTELCDGMASATTLDEVMEVHEAYLSSIQRQCFVASDKLWALIASRVKTILGLALDFHNIEQTLGTGGTAPAVKARCEMEVDRIEKQFDECVVFLLRILSFKLNVGHFPHLADLVTRINYNHYYMSDSGSFSAIPGSRPR from the exons ATGAGATATACTAGTAAAAG AGGGGATCCACCCATGGTTCTTCCCCAGCTAAACGCAGGATTGATGGAGGCCGATGGCTCTGCGAGCTTCATACGCAAGCTGCAGCTCAGCGTTTCTGATGGCCTTCCTCATGCGGCGCCTGTTCCAGAACTGAGTACACAAGAGCATGAATTG GTTAAAAGTGTCTTCGAAGTGCTCCAAGGCTTTGACACGGTCTTGCTCTACTGGGACAAGACTGCGCCGGGATACTGTGAGAAAGCAGGGATCTATGTTTCGCACCTGTCACAGACGAGCCTCAGAGCTGTGCTCAAGCCTTTTCTGTTTGCTGCAACATGCTTGAAGCAGGTGGAGCTCTTTGTTGGGAGGGTAAGATCGTGCGGTCATGGAACTCCGACGCTGAGTGCATTTGCTAGTTCGGTCGATTCTTGGCTAATG AGGCTCCGCAAAGCAGCTCTGAAGGAGGAAGAGCAGTTGTTTCTTTCAGTTGAAAGGACTATAACTCTGCTGGGATTGACTGATTCTATGTCAAG TTTATGTTCTGGAGCAGAACATTTGTATCAAGTTGTGCAAGGAGCTGTGCCTGATGCCTTTTGGAATTCTGGCGCACAGATGGCATCTAGTGAAGTGGCGGTTCATGCTGTAAACCATCTTTTTAAGAAGTTAAATGAAGTCTGTCTTGTGGAAGATGGCGAG GGTGAACCTTATCATATGCTGCTTGTGATATTCGCTGGAACCTTGTTACCATATCTTCAGTGTCTTGATTCCTGGCTCTATGATGGTATTCTTGATGACCCTAATGAAGAG ATGTTCTTTTACGCGAACAAAGCAGTTACAATAGATCAACCGGCATTCTGGGAAATGAGTTATATGCTGAGAGTACGAGGACCACGAACCGATAGCTCATCAACATTAGCTGACAATGAATCTATCAGGAAAAAGGAATTAATCAACCAGGAAACAACTGCTGCAGCAGCTCTCTTGAAATCTAGCAATCAAGGTTGCGCGGATATATTATGCCCAGTGTTCTTGAAAGATATTGCAAGAGCCATTTTATCTGCTGGGAAATCATTTCAGCTTGTTCAGCATGTTCAAGAGACACATCGGATTCAAACTCGTGAAGTCATACATGAGTTTAATATTGATCAGCATGGCAATTACATTAGTCAACAGAAGTTTCGGCCTGATACCTCAAGTATAAGAATTCAAGATAAGCGTGAAGATATTATTGAAGAATCTACAGGCCAGTTTGGAAATAATGCTTGCAAAATGGATTTCTTAACTTTGTCTGAGAGTTTCTTGATATGCCTATCTGGTCTGTTGGAAAATGGTGACCATGTTGATGATTACTTAAGAAAGTTGTGTGCTGATAATGCTCCAGTTAACAAAACAATTGTGCACAGTAAGAGTAATGTACAAGAAACAGAAGAGGTATGTGGAGAAAACAGCTCTGAGAAGACTTGGTTAAAGCTCCTAAGAGATGCTACATCAGGAAGGGACTATGATGGCATGGAGAAAACTTTAGCAAAAAATGCTGTTATGAGGGATCCAACATTTGTCCCTGGAGATCATCAAGATGTATCTTCCACTGAAGTAGAAAGCTATTTCAACCTATCTTGCTATGAAAACCCAGGCATCACTGCTTGTCAAGAAATGCTAGAGAGGAACAAAAACTCCTGGAGCGACTTAAATATCTCTAAAAGTTTCCATCTTCCTCCACTGAATGATGAGAACATACGGAAGTCTATATTTGGTGATAGAGACTCTTCAGGGACCATCCCTGGTGATACCCTATCTACAACATATTTCCCCAGACTAGACGGAACTGATTACAAGTTTGGTTTTCAGTTTGATGATTCAGAATATATCCGCCAAGAGGATGACAGGAGAACCTTGGAGGCTCTCTATACATTCCCGACTCTTCTGCCATGTGTAAAT GAAAATGTCCCGCTGTCAGAGATCTTACCTTTGCAGAAAGATAGCACACTTGCCTCAAGAGCTTTGAAGTTTATTCAGAGCATGAGTTTGAGAGATCCTCTTCAACCAGTTGGTATCATCCAAGAATGCCTTTCTAAATGTATAAAGAGACAG GTTGATCACATTGGCAAGCAAATCTTGTCAAAGCTAATGGGTGACTGGAGATTAATGGACGAACTCTTTGTTTTACGTGCTATTTATTTGCTAGGGTCAG GTGACATGCTGCAGCAGTTTCTGGTAACAATTTTTGACAAGCTCGACAAAGGAAATCCCTGGGATGATGATTTTGAGTTGAATACTTTGCTACAG GAATCCATAAGAAACTCAGCTGACAAAATGCTGCTGACTGCGCCAGATTCTTTGGTCGTCTCGTTAGCAAAGCATGATACGCGCAACGATGAAGAAACTACATCAATTTCTAGGAAAGGTCGCGCACAAGGTTTTGGCATCGAGGCACTTGATGTGCTTAATTTTACATATAAG GTGTCTTGGCCTCTTGATCTGATTGTCAATACGGAGGCACTGAAGAAGTATAACCAG GTCATGGCATTCTTACTAAAGGTCAAGCGTGCAAAGTTTATTTTGGACGAAACTCGAAAGTGGATGTGGAAG GGCGGAGGCAGCACTATGCATAATTTTAAGCAACATTTAATAGTTGAGCAGAAGCTCCTTCATTTTGTTGATGCATTTCATCAATATGTCATGGATCGG GTATACCATAGTGCGTGGACTGAGCTTTGTGATGGCATGGCATCCGCCACTACACTGGATGAAGTCATGGAAGTTCATGAAGCATACCTCTCTTCTATTCAGCGACAATGCTTTGTGGCCTCTGATAAGTTG TGGGCCCTCATAGCCAGTCGAGTTAAGACCATTCTTGGATTGGCACTTGACTTCCACAACATAGAACAGACTCTTGGTACTGGTGGAACTGCTCCAGCCGTCAAGGCAAGATGCGAGATGGAAGTGGATCGCATCGAGAAGCAATTTGACGAGTGCGTTGTATTTCTCCTGCGG ATCCTATCTTTCAAGCTCAATGTTGGTCACTTCCCCCATCTGGCGGATCTCGTTACGAGAATCAATTACAACCACTATTACATGTCTGACAGCGGAAGCTTCTCTGCCATCCCTGGATCTCGGCCACGGTAG
- the LOC4329507 gene encoding uncharacterized protein isoform X3, with protein MNWLKVSSKCSKALTRSCSTGTRLRRDTVELFVGRVRSCGHGTPTLSAFASSVDSWLMRLRKAALKEEEQLFLSVERTITLLGLTDSMSSLCSGAEHLYQVVQGAVPDAFWNSGAQMASSEVAVHAVNHLFKKLNEVCLVEDGEGEPYHMLLVIFAGTLLPYLQCLDSWLYDGILDDPNEEMFFYANKAVTIDQPAFWEMSYMLRVRGPRTDSSSTLADNESIRKKELINQETTAAAALLKSSNQGCADILCPVFLKDIARAILSAGKSFQLVQHVQETHRIQTREVIHEFNIDQHGNYISQQKFRPDTSSIRIQDKREDIIEESTGQFGNNACKMDFLTLSESFLICLSGLLENGDHVDDYLRKLCADNAPVNKTIVHSKSNVQETEEVCGENSSEKTWLKLLRDATSGRDYDGMEKTLAKNAVMRDPTFVPGDHQDVSSTEVESYFNLSCYENPGITACQEMLERNKNSWSDLNISKSFHLPPLNDENIRKSIFGDRDSSGTIPGDTLSTTYFPRLDGTDYKFGFQFDDSEYIRQEDDRRTLEALYTFPTLLPCVNENVPLSEILPLQKDSTLASRALKFIQSMSLRDPLQPVGIIQECLSKCIKRQVDHIGKQILSKLMGDWRLMDELFVLRAIYLLGSGDMLQQFLVTIFDKLDKGNPWDDDFELNTLLQESIRNSADKMLLTAPDSLVVSLAKHDTRNDEETTSISRKGRAQGFGIEALDVLNFTYKVSWPLDLIVNTEALKKYNQVMAFLLKVKRAKFILDETRKWMWKGGGSTMHNFKQHLIVEQKLLHFVDAFHQYVMDRVYHSAWTELCDGMASATTLDEVMEVHEAYLSSIQRQCFVASDKLWALIASRVKTILGLALDFHNIEQTLGTGGTAPAVKARCEMEVDRIEKQFDECVVFLLRILSFKLNVGHFPHLADLVTRINYNHYYMSDSGSFSAIPGSRPR; from the exons ATGAATTG GTTAAAAGTGTCTTCGAAGTGCTCCAAGGCTTTGACACGGTCTTGCTCTACTGGGACAAGACTGCGCCGGGATACT GTGGAGCTCTTTGTTGGGAGGGTAAGATCGTGCGGTCATGGAACTCCGACGCTGAGTGCATTTGCTAGTTCGGTCGATTCTTGGCTAATG AGGCTCCGCAAAGCAGCTCTGAAGGAGGAAGAGCAGTTGTTTCTTTCAGTTGAAAGGACTATAACTCTGCTGGGATTGACTGATTCTATGTCAAG TTTATGTTCTGGAGCAGAACATTTGTATCAAGTTGTGCAAGGAGCTGTGCCTGATGCCTTTTGGAATTCTGGCGCACAGATGGCATCTAGTGAAGTGGCGGTTCATGCTGTAAACCATCTTTTTAAGAAGTTAAATGAAGTCTGTCTTGTGGAAGATGGCGAG GGTGAACCTTATCATATGCTGCTTGTGATATTCGCTGGAACCTTGTTACCATATCTTCAGTGTCTTGATTCCTGGCTCTATGATGGTATTCTTGATGACCCTAATGAAGAG ATGTTCTTTTACGCGAACAAAGCAGTTACAATAGATCAACCGGCATTCTGGGAAATGAGTTATATGCTGAGAGTACGAGGACCACGAACCGATAGCTCATCAACATTAGCTGACAATGAATCTATCAGGAAAAAGGAATTAATCAACCAGGAAACAACTGCTGCAGCAGCTCTCTTGAAATCTAGCAATCAAGGTTGCGCGGATATATTATGCCCAGTGTTCTTGAAAGATATTGCAAGAGCCATTTTATCTGCTGGGAAATCATTTCAGCTTGTTCAGCATGTTCAAGAGACACATCGGATTCAAACTCGTGAAGTCATACATGAGTTTAATATTGATCAGCATGGCAATTACATTAGTCAACAGAAGTTTCGGCCTGATACCTCAAGTATAAGAATTCAAGATAAGCGTGAAGATATTATTGAAGAATCTACAGGCCAGTTTGGAAATAATGCTTGCAAAATGGATTTCTTAACTTTGTCTGAGAGTTTCTTGATATGCCTATCTGGTCTGTTGGAAAATGGTGACCATGTTGATGATTACTTAAGAAAGTTGTGTGCTGATAATGCTCCAGTTAACAAAACAATTGTGCACAGTAAGAGTAATGTACAAGAAACAGAAGAGGTATGTGGAGAAAACAGCTCTGAGAAGACTTGGTTAAAGCTCCTAAGAGATGCTACATCAGGAAGGGACTATGATGGCATGGAGAAAACTTTAGCAAAAAATGCTGTTATGAGGGATCCAACATTTGTCCCTGGAGATCATCAAGATGTATCTTCCACTGAAGTAGAAAGCTATTTCAACCTATCTTGCTATGAAAACCCAGGCATCACTGCTTGTCAAGAAATGCTAGAGAGGAACAAAAACTCCTGGAGCGACTTAAATATCTCTAAAAGTTTCCATCTTCCTCCACTGAATGATGAGAACATACGGAAGTCTATATTTGGTGATAGAGACTCTTCAGGGACCATCCCTGGTGATACCCTATCTACAACATATTTCCCCAGACTAGACGGAACTGATTACAAGTTTGGTTTTCAGTTTGATGATTCAGAATATATCCGCCAAGAGGATGACAGGAGAACCTTGGAGGCTCTCTATACATTCCCGACTCTTCTGCCATGTGTAAAT GAAAATGTCCCGCTGTCAGAGATCTTACCTTTGCAGAAAGATAGCACACTTGCCTCAAGAGCTTTGAAGTTTATTCAGAGCATGAGTTTGAGAGATCCTCTTCAACCAGTTGGTATCATCCAAGAATGCCTTTCTAAATGTATAAAGAGACAG GTTGATCACATTGGCAAGCAAATCTTGTCAAAGCTAATGGGTGACTGGAGATTAATGGACGAACTCTTTGTTTTACGTGCTATTTATTTGCTAGGGTCAG GTGACATGCTGCAGCAGTTTCTGGTAACAATTTTTGACAAGCTCGACAAAGGAAATCCCTGGGATGATGATTTTGAGTTGAATACTTTGCTACAG GAATCCATAAGAAACTCAGCTGACAAAATGCTGCTGACTGCGCCAGATTCTTTGGTCGTCTCGTTAGCAAAGCATGATACGCGCAACGATGAAGAAACTACATCAATTTCTAGGAAAGGTCGCGCACAAGGTTTTGGCATCGAGGCACTTGATGTGCTTAATTTTACATATAAG GTGTCTTGGCCTCTTGATCTGATTGTCAATACGGAGGCACTGAAGAAGTATAACCAG GTCATGGCATTCTTACTAAAGGTCAAGCGTGCAAAGTTTATTTTGGACGAAACTCGAAAGTGGATGTGGAAG GGCGGAGGCAGCACTATGCATAATTTTAAGCAACATTTAATAGTTGAGCAGAAGCTCCTTCATTTTGTTGATGCATTTCATCAATATGTCATGGATCGG GTATACCATAGTGCGTGGACTGAGCTTTGTGATGGCATGGCATCCGCCACTACACTGGATGAAGTCATGGAAGTTCATGAAGCATACCTCTCTTCTATTCAGCGACAATGCTTTGTGGCCTCTGATAAGTTG TGGGCCCTCATAGCCAGTCGAGTTAAGACCATTCTTGGATTGGCACTTGACTTCCACAACATAGAACAGACTCTTGGTACTGGTGGAACTGCTCCAGCCGTCAAGGCAAGATGCGAGATGGAAGTGGATCGCATCGAGAAGCAATTTGACGAGTGCGTTGTATTTCTCCTGCGG ATCCTATCTTTCAAGCTCAATGTTGGTCACTTCCCCCATCTGGCGGATCTCGTTACGAGAATCAATTACAACCACTATTACATGTCTGACAGCGGAAGCTTCTCTGCCATCCCTGGATCTCGGCCACGGTAG
- the LOC4329507 gene encoding uncharacterized protein isoform X2, with the protein MVLPQLNAGLMEADGSASFIRKLQLSVSDGLPHAAPVPELSTQEHELVKSVFEVLQGFDTVLLYWDKTAPGYCEKAGIYVSHLSQTSLRAVLKPFLFAATCLKQVELFVGRVRSCGHGTPTLSAFASSVDSWLMRLRKAALKEEEQLFLSVERTITLLGLTDSMSSLCSGAEHLYQVVQGAVPDAFWNSGAQMASSEVAVHAVNHLFKKLNEVCLVEDGEGEPYHMLLVIFAGTLLPYLQCLDSWLYDGILDDPNEEMFFYANKAVTIDQPAFWEMSYMLRVRGPRTDSSSTLADNESIRKKELINQETTAAAALLKSSNQGCADILCPVFLKDIARAILSAGKSFQLVQHVQETHRIQTREVIHEFNIDQHGNYISQQKFRPDTSSIRIQDKREDIIEESTGQFGNNACKMDFLTLSESFLICLSGLLENGDHVDDYLRKLCADNAPVNKTIVHSKSNVQETEEVCGENSSEKTWLKLLRDATSGRDYDGMEKTLAKNAVMRDPTFVPGDHQDVSSTEVESYFNLSCYENPGITACQEMLERNKNSWSDLNISKSFHLPPLNDENIRKSIFGDRDSSGTIPGDTLSTTYFPRLDGTDYKFGFQFDDSEYIRQEDDRRTLEALYTFPTLLPCVNENVPLSEILPLQKDSTLASRALKFIQSMSLRDPLQPVGIIQECLSKCIKRQVDHIGKQILSKLMGDWRLMDELFVLRAIYLLGSGDMLQQFLVTIFDKLDKGNPWDDDFELNTLLQESIRNSADKMLLTAPDSLVVSLAKHDTRNDEETTSISRKGRAQGFGIEALDVLNFTYKVSWPLDLIVNTEALKKYNQVMAFLLKVKRAKFILDETRKWMWKGGGSTMHNFKQHLIVEQKLLHFVDAFHQYVMDRVYHSAWTELCDGMASATTLDEVMEVHEAYLSSIQRQCFVASDKLWALIASRVKTILGLALDFHNIEQTLGTGGTAPAVKARCEMEVDRIEKQFDECVVFLLRILSFKLNVGHFPHLADLVTRINYNHYYMSDSGSFSAIPGSRPR; encoded by the exons ATGGTTCTTCCCCAGCTAAACGCAGGATTGATGGAGGCCGATGGCTCTGCGAGCTTCATACGCAAGCTGCAGCTCAGCGTTTCTGATGGCCTTCCTCATGCGGCGCCTGTTCCAGAACTGAGTACACAAGAGCATGAATTG GTTAAAAGTGTCTTCGAAGTGCTCCAAGGCTTTGACACGGTCTTGCTCTACTGGGACAAGACTGCGCCGGGATACTGTGAGAAAGCAGGGATCTATGTTTCGCACCTGTCACAGACGAGCCTCAGAGCTGTGCTCAAGCCTTTTCTGTTTGCTGCAACATGCTTGAAGCAGGTGGAGCTCTTTGTTGGGAGGGTAAGATCGTGCGGTCATGGAACTCCGACGCTGAGTGCATTTGCTAGTTCGGTCGATTCTTGGCTAATG AGGCTCCGCAAAGCAGCTCTGAAGGAGGAAGAGCAGTTGTTTCTTTCAGTTGAAAGGACTATAACTCTGCTGGGATTGACTGATTCTATGTCAAG TTTATGTTCTGGAGCAGAACATTTGTATCAAGTTGTGCAAGGAGCTGTGCCTGATGCCTTTTGGAATTCTGGCGCACAGATGGCATCTAGTGAAGTGGCGGTTCATGCTGTAAACCATCTTTTTAAGAAGTTAAATGAAGTCTGTCTTGTGGAAGATGGCGAG GGTGAACCTTATCATATGCTGCTTGTGATATTCGCTGGAACCTTGTTACCATATCTTCAGTGTCTTGATTCCTGGCTCTATGATGGTATTCTTGATGACCCTAATGAAGAG ATGTTCTTTTACGCGAACAAAGCAGTTACAATAGATCAACCGGCATTCTGGGAAATGAGTTATATGCTGAGAGTACGAGGACCACGAACCGATAGCTCATCAACATTAGCTGACAATGAATCTATCAGGAAAAAGGAATTAATCAACCAGGAAACAACTGCTGCAGCAGCTCTCTTGAAATCTAGCAATCAAGGTTGCGCGGATATATTATGCCCAGTGTTCTTGAAAGATATTGCAAGAGCCATTTTATCTGCTGGGAAATCATTTCAGCTTGTTCAGCATGTTCAAGAGACACATCGGATTCAAACTCGTGAAGTCATACATGAGTTTAATATTGATCAGCATGGCAATTACATTAGTCAACAGAAGTTTCGGCCTGATACCTCAAGTATAAGAATTCAAGATAAGCGTGAAGATATTATTGAAGAATCTACAGGCCAGTTTGGAAATAATGCTTGCAAAATGGATTTCTTAACTTTGTCTGAGAGTTTCTTGATATGCCTATCTGGTCTGTTGGAAAATGGTGACCATGTTGATGATTACTTAAGAAAGTTGTGTGCTGATAATGCTCCAGTTAACAAAACAATTGTGCACAGTAAGAGTAATGTACAAGAAACAGAAGAGGTATGTGGAGAAAACAGCTCTGAGAAGACTTGGTTAAAGCTCCTAAGAGATGCTACATCAGGAAGGGACTATGATGGCATGGAGAAAACTTTAGCAAAAAATGCTGTTATGAGGGATCCAACATTTGTCCCTGGAGATCATCAAGATGTATCTTCCACTGAAGTAGAAAGCTATTTCAACCTATCTTGCTATGAAAACCCAGGCATCACTGCTTGTCAAGAAATGCTAGAGAGGAACAAAAACTCCTGGAGCGACTTAAATATCTCTAAAAGTTTCCATCTTCCTCCACTGAATGATGAGAACATACGGAAGTCTATATTTGGTGATAGAGACTCTTCAGGGACCATCCCTGGTGATACCCTATCTACAACATATTTCCCCAGACTAGACGGAACTGATTACAAGTTTGGTTTTCAGTTTGATGATTCAGAATATATCCGCCAAGAGGATGACAGGAGAACCTTGGAGGCTCTCTATACATTCCCGACTCTTCTGCCATGTGTAAAT GAAAATGTCCCGCTGTCAGAGATCTTACCTTTGCAGAAAGATAGCACACTTGCCTCAAGAGCTTTGAAGTTTATTCAGAGCATGAGTTTGAGAGATCCTCTTCAACCAGTTGGTATCATCCAAGAATGCCTTTCTAAATGTATAAAGAGACAG GTTGATCACATTGGCAAGCAAATCTTGTCAAAGCTAATGGGTGACTGGAGATTAATGGACGAACTCTTTGTTTTACGTGCTATTTATTTGCTAGGGTCAG GTGACATGCTGCAGCAGTTTCTGGTAACAATTTTTGACAAGCTCGACAAAGGAAATCCCTGGGATGATGATTTTGAGTTGAATACTTTGCTACAG GAATCCATAAGAAACTCAGCTGACAAAATGCTGCTGACTGCGCCAGATTCTTTGGTCGTCTCGTTAGCAAAGCATGATACGCGCAACGATGAAGAAACTACATCAATTTCTAGGAAAGGTCGCGCACAAGGTTTTGGCATCGAGGCACTTGATGTGCTTAATTTTACATATAAG GTGTCTTGGCCTCTTGATCTGATTGTCAATACGGAGGCACTGAAGAAGTATAACCAG GTCATGGCATTCTTACTAAAGGTCAAGCGTGCAAAGTTTATTTTGGACGAAACTCGAAAGTGGATGTGGAAG GGCGGAGGCAGCACTATGCATAATTTTAAGCAACATTTAATAGTTGAGCAGAAGCTCCTTCATTTTGTTGATGCATTTCATCAATATGTCATGGATCGG GTATACCATAGTGCGTGGACTGAGCTTTGTGATGGCATGGCATCCGCCACTACACTGGATGAAGTCATGGAAGTTCATGAAGCATACCTCTCTTCTATTCAGCGACAATGCTTTGTGGCCTCTGATAAGTTG TGGGCCCTCATAGCCAGTCGAGTTAAGACCATTCTTGGATTGGCACTTGACTTCCACAACATAGAACAGACTCTTGGTACTGGTGGAACTGCTCCAGCCGTCAAGGCAAGATGCGAGATGGAAGTGGATCGCATCGAGAAGCAATTTGACGAGTGCGTTGTATTTCTCCTGCGG ATCCTATCTTTCAAGCTCAATGTTGGTCACTTCCCCCATCTGGCGGATCTCGTTACGAGAATCAATTACAACCACTATTACATGTCTGACAGCGGAAGCTTCTCTGCCATCCCTGGATCTCGGCCACGGTAG